GTCGTCGAGTGAATGGTCGGTGTGAATGGATATTAAAATGTGAGGCAGGCGCGGGGAAGACGAGCGCACGCCACGGAAAGCAATCAACGAGTGAGGATTTATGGCGTCGGCGCCCGCGGCGGCCGAGCCCGGCGCGCAGCGCGGGCGCAACGCGGCCTGCGCGGCCCGGTGCGTCCGCGGCTCACGCCCCGCCACGACGAAAGACCGACCCCGAACCTTAAATATTGCAAACTGGAGAAATATGTACATATCTACCTATTCTACTTCAGATAATCAATCTGGATAAGAGGTGAATAACTAACGGAAATTACACAGACCTCCTTCATGAATCATGAATAGTCAACACCTCGAGTATTTATCGGTCATTGCGGTGGTACGCAACATCTTCATTACGGCAGAGTGTTAAAACTTGTTAATCTGTCACTTGGTTAATTATTATGCGAGGGCCACTGTTAATTGAATCAGACGGCGACAAAATGTTAATAAGCAGTGATAGCGGCGCGCTGCGGGCACAGACCCGTGATGCTCTTTCTAAACATATTTTGCATTTCCTAATGCAAAAGTGGCTTTAAGCCTCCGACTCTGATAAGAAACCGATAATAAGAGCTGGCAACCTAATAAATATTCGTAAAACACGCGACTTTGCACTTCATCTAAATATAGTTCAACATAGAGAAAAAACAATTATAGGTAGAATATAAATTGTATTGGTAACATGTAGGTacgtaaataactattatatatcAGTGGTACATAATTCGTGTTTGAAAATGACTTGCAATTTTTAAATGTGAAATTTATACATTTGTAATATTTACCTGACTCTCGTACATATCCACAGCCACTACTGTTCGTATTAtccaatacattattattatacttattgaAAGTCAACTCAGTGATATCATGCATATAACTTTCTGTGACCGTACCTCGTAGAATGATTACATCCCTGTTTAACTAGCCCGGTTTATCTCACAGCAGCGTACTTATCAACAGTACTATCAATACCGGTACTCAAAGACCATCAACGCAGTCAAGTACCATTGCGTCAAATTTTAAAACACACCTTCCAAGCATGGCATATAGGAactgaaataaacataaataaaagctCTCCTTCGGTGAAATTTAGTAGGTAGTCGGTAAAACTCGGCAGGGAATGTGATAAGTTAAGTTGATAAcagtttttaatattaattaaaatttaaacacctatccttaattaaatacaaaggtCTCGGAAATGGAAATCAGGTGAGTTGAGCAGCCAGCAAATGATAAACTCGTTTTATTATGCCAaacatatttgtttattttattttttggtaCTTGGTATTAGTAGGTTGCGCACCTTCTTCTACATATAGGGGAATAAATAGAGTAGGTAAaagtagggttgtaaatagaaaaaaaaccaaatgttttttttttcagaattatgaaaaaaaacatgaaaaaaaaccgagcaccttggttttttttctaaatatgtttttttttcagatgaacaaataatacgacaataacggtttttcgtgagttgtaacgtgtttcaataacaataacgtacattttaattcagtatacaaacgtttattggggaatccccgatgcggcgtgtagcgtggagaggcggtggtgttgacaacagtaaatagtgataactacaaactacagatttcgtaaatgttacttttataagaccagaaattaaagttatttgattaaattcgtttaatagttaacattaagtctaaaaaaccgtataaaagtttTAACTacttgcaaattttgagatttcgtactttagaaaaaaaacatactccagaaaaaaaactgttttttttcacggttttttttcatgttttttttcaagccagaaaaaaaaccgtttttttacaaccctaggtaaaagatatattttattttgcattTATTGCAGATATTTTATGACAAGGTGAAATTACGACATGTTTTAACTTTTGTTGCAGGAttattcaaatttaaatttaaatttatgtgtATGATACCTATGCTCATATCAATTGACTTCTATTTGTAATCATCAAATCATACATTTGTAAgtaattgaaattttgaaaaatacggAAATAGCTCAGGGCCTGCAATTAGTCTaattatgaaaacatttttttaaagatagCTAACACTTAACAATATTTGCAAGACACAAGGTGTTAAATTCAGACTTTACCGTGAACGCACGGCGAGAGGAATCAAACAATTAAATCTCTAATATGGACAGTACAACCTCTAAGATAATAATAACAACTTTTAATTGTAAGAATATTAAAACATCTCACAAGACCGTATTAGACCTGACTGACAGTTCGCATTTGATCCTACTGCAAGAGACCTGGCTTCTGGAGCACGACCTGAACTTTGTACATACAATCAATGCGTCGTTCGGCTGCGTGGCAAAGTCCTCGGTGGACTCATCCGAAGGTATACTACATGGAAGACCACATGGTGGGCTCGCCATCATGTGGAATAAGAAACTGTTTCCGAATGTTGTTCCAATTACGTGTGAGAATAAACGAATACAGGCGGTTTGTGTTTATCTCGAGTCGAGCTCATTTTTGGTGGTTAATGTCTACATGCCCGTTGATAATAGTAAGAATGTAGAAGAATTTACGCAATGCTTAGCTGAGATTAGCGCTATTATCGACGAATCGGATGTTCAAATTGCCTACGTTTTAGGCGATCTGAACGCGCACCCAGGCGCGAGGTTTGGTAAGCAACTGGCCGAATTCTGTAATGACATGCTGTGGGAATGGGcagattataataaattaagtagCGACTGTGATATGTTTACATTCCAATGTGCGGCTTCCGGCAGCAGGAGATGGTTAGACCACTGCGTGACGACCAGAGCTGCCTGGGACTCAATTGTCGACGCATACGTCACTCATGACGTCACCACGTCTGACCACTACCCGCTTAGTATTGTATGTAATATGTCTGGCGTTACTAGGGGAATGACCACCTCTTGTAGGGCtgatttattaaaatatgtaaaatggGGCGAGAGGACAACTAGTCAAATAAATACTTATGGTGGATTTTGTTACActaatttagacttattttcgAATTTTTTTACATGTCACTGTTTTAATGTTTTAGACTGTGTGCATTTACAAATTCACTATGATTCTATCGATAATTACTACAGGCATATTATTGATGTACTCCAAAATGCTGCTATTGTAAGTTCTGGTACATGTGAACGAAAGCGACATAAGAACGTTCCCGGTTGGAACTATCACGTCAGAGACAGCCACGAGAGTGCTAGGATGTACTTCCGGTGCTGGACGGTTGCTGGAAGGCCCTCTAGCGGCAttgaatttaataatatgaaagaaAGTcgtaacatatttaaaaacaaactaAAATGGTGTCAGCGAAATGAAGAGagtattaaattgaatattttagCCATACATAGAAAGAATAAAAACTTTATCAAGTTTTGGAATGCAACCAAGAAACTAAATTACAAACATAGTTTACCTGTATCGGTTGAGGGCTGCCAGGAACCGTCCGGTATCGCCCAGCTGTTCGCGCGGAGATTCCAGGTGAGTCCCCTGGCCGCTGAGAGTGTGCTCGATACTGAAACTAGTCACGACGCTGAGATCATTGAATTTACACGTGAGGACGTCTCAAAAGTCATACTGAGTATGAAACGTGGTAAATCACCGGGACACGATGGGCTCAGTATCGAGCACATACTCTGGGCCAGCGACAAGATCTTTGTACATTTATGCCGATTATTTAATctatgtattaaatattgttacTTACCAAAGGCTTTGATGCGCACTACTGTTGTACCAATTGTAAAGAACAAAACGGGTGACCTGAGTTCTGCGTCGAATTATCGGCCTATCTCGTTAGGTACTATCCTAGGTAAAATATTAGAGCGCCTCCTTCATCCTGAACTGCTCAAGAACATTGATATTGATGACGCGCAATTTGGTTTCCGGACCGGTCTTTCGACGGATGACGCTATATTTAGCCTCAAAAACACAATCAGCCACTACACGTCTCGCAAAACAACGATCTATGCATGTTTTTTAGACCTCAGCCGCGCATTTGATCTTGTCAATTACGACATCTTGTGGGCGAAGTTACGTGCTTCTCGAGTGCCTAATAGAGTGATTAATTTGCTGAGGTACTGGTACGGAAACCAAATAAACGTTGTGAAATGGGGCGACGCAACCTCTAGCGAATTTAGGCTAGAATGTGGAGTTCGTCAAGGCGGGGTTACGTCTCCGGACCTGTTTAACCTGTATGTGAATGGCCTCATTGAGGAGCTGAGAAGCACCAAGATCGGCTGTCATGTGGGAAATGTTTGCGTGAATAACCTGAGTTATGCGGACGATATGATGCTGCTCAGCCCCTCAATCAAGGGTATGAGGAGGCTTCTTTCGGTCTGTGAGCATTATGCTAATGCACACGGCCTGAAATATAATGTTTCCAAGACCGAGATGATGGTATTCGCGTCGGGTTCTGGACCGGACAACGTACCTCCGGTGTATCTGAACGGAGTGAAGATCAATGTTGTTGAGCGGTTCAAGTATTTAGGACATTTGTTGACGGAACGGCTGCATGACGACGAAGATATCGAACGCGAGCGGAGGGCTCTTGCTGTCAGAGGTAACATGCTCGCTAGACGCTTTTCTAAGTGTAGCAAAGATGTAAAGACCACACTCTTTAAGGCGTACTGCTTAGGTATGTACACCTCCCAGCTGTGGGTAACGTTTACAAAAAAGGCAATGAGCCGAATAAGAGTTCAGTATAATGACGCATTCCGAGCTCTTATGCGGCTGCCCAGATGCTGCAGTGCGTCGAGCATGTTCGCAGACGCGGGAGTTCCCGACTTTTTCGCGATAATTAGAACCCGCGTTGCCTCCTTCTGGAGAAGACTGCGCCACTCtagcaacaaaatacttgtgGTTGTCTCTGACGATATAAGAAGTCCGGTGTTTAAACACTGGAATTCCATTCACATGGACCAGAACAAAAAATGACACAGCACTGATCTAgtgctatattattattaattttattttttaaatgagtgGCACCCCTTTACAGTGTCAAGACACTTAATTTGATTCTTctattatatttagttttaagctaGTTGTAACCTATGGGATCATTATGCCTGAAATAAaagctttttatttattttttttttatttataaaactacatacttaaatatttacCTTGAGCGAaattatataaaccaaaaaatcaAGCAAATGTAAATGTAAGCCTGTGAAAAAGTATCTATCCTAAAATAAAAGGCTCATTTAGACGGTGCGAGAACTCGTAGGTATACAATACGATTTTAGTTATGTACTCTGATGACTGTTGAGATTACATACAATTTAGCACACCAATCAAATACCAAAATATCCTCGCGCCGTGTAAATGAATCATTCTGCTTGTCTAATGAATTAATAGTTGTACTTGTAGCATGTTTTGAAGTAGCCATGGTCTGTCTGCGTAGGAGCTTCGGCGCGAAGTGCTCCAAATGCTGCCGGGGCATCTCGTCGTCGGACTGGGTGCGCAAGGCGCGCGAGCAGGTGTACCACCTGGCGTGCTTCGCGTGCGACGCGTGCGGCCGCCAGCTCTCCACCGGCGAGCAGTTCGCGCTGCACGAGGACCGCGTGCTCTGCAAGCCGCACTACCTCGAGACGCTCGATGGAGGATCCATCTCCTCGGACGGTGAATACGTGTTACATTTTAATTATATGGCTAGAAGAATTTGCTTAGGTGACCGACCTGTACCCCCAGCCATCACGatataaaattatatgaatAATCAATAGGCATATGTAGACTAACATAACCTACAGCGAATACTACTATGTAGCTACatcgtaaaaataaatataggcaCAACATTCAAAACTCTGTAAGTAGATAACTACTTAAATGTCCCTTCATAATTGGATTATGCTTTCGTGAAAATTACCAAGAAGGGATGTAGGTATGTTTATTGCAAGGATAACTTATATAGGATttataatcttcatactaacaatcgtacctccatttttagcgccacctattaaatactatcataactacattgatgatgcctacaaatttaaattatttatttttcaatatgTTTATTGAcataatatcatgatattaaaataaagaaataagtatgtcatttgttattataaaaataaaaacaagcaataatatttggggaaaatatgattttggctatttccaggctgcgaaacagcgccattctagttttaagcctaaaatgtccatacaattcaattcaattcaattcaaaatatctttattcatgtaggccttatgatcttaatctaacctaattatcgtcagatatacatttcaggggtacgcttttttgtataggctttaaattgtcagtcccgtatttaTATCGTTCTTGGTTTATAGTGTTTTAAGGTTCTAAACATAATCTTATACTTTCCTCTTTAGATGGTTGCGACTCTGAAGGTTATCACAAAAGCAAAGCAAAGCGGGTACGAACAACGTTCACCGAGGAGCAACTGCAGGTTCTCCAGGCGAACTTCCAGCTGGACTCGAACCCCGACGGGCAGGACCTGGAGCGCATCGCGCAGGTGACGGGGCTGAGCAAGCGCGTCACACAAGTCTGGTTCCAGAACAGTCGCGCGCGCCAAAAGAAGCATCAGCACACTGGGAAAGGAAAACAAAACCAGCGTTAGTATCGTATCTCGCCTGACAGTTTAGCGTAGGCaaacttgtagctcggcgaactCTCTCGGTTTGTACCGCTTATGAGGCTTAAGCACGTCTTGCGAATTTTATTTGCTGAGCGAAACATTGGCACTGCGACTGGCATACTTTATATATCATGTATAATTTAAAGTGTAATAAAAAGTGTGTGAGTATCGTTCTCAGGTTGGTGTATTTTGTCCGCAGTGATGTCGCGGGACACGGACCCGGTGGGGTTTGGGCGGCCGATCAACCTGCACCTCACCTACTCCTTCCAGAACAAGCCCCCTTTTGTCCCGATAGGTAAAATGTTTAGTGTATTTTATTTAGTGTTAGTTatgtgaggggaaaagtatattaaataagtacctactcattTCGAGAGGATAAAGGCCCATCGATTCTCGATACAGACatattcttttcccctcactagctcggaaacacgtgttttgtccttcaataccagcggggaaaaacgcattttatccactagtgggtaaagtaatttgaccttgaataaagtcaaattaactgctttaaaattgataaatgtaggtaaatctagtaataaagatgatttaccacctgtggaactactggaagcagtgattaacgcattttttgcgttgtagtttcctcgctatagtgaggggaaaagttttgtgttatactcgggtgcaaatgtattttacttctcgtgtgttaaaaaactcgcaagtttaggattctattctcgaaccactcgcttcgctcgtggttcaactatagaatcttttcacttgctcgtttttcaattccacactcggcgttaaaatacaactttgcccccttgtataacaaataactatttcttttttaattacGTATTTTGAAAGTTAGCAGCATttcaaattttgtattttattagattttcgctcctattttacaataactaaaaataaaaaaaaatcaaacgtaAGAATTTCAAATACAAATTGTGTATAATAAATCAATATCCAGAGAGAAAATTAGaataaagtttgtatggaaagtTTCGGACCCTTTGACATCCATTCTCTTCTTTTGCTAGGATTATTTTCCTTGGATGTAATTAATAGTTCAATATGGGTATATTTTAATTGTGTTGtcgattttactttttttaaattttttgaaattttcacaCTTTTACTACTCAGAATgacgagctctttcgattctaataggagacaaaaaatgtcccaatatttttttttgctttcctcTGATTTACGATCAAACAAGTTCTATGAGAAattgtaactcagtggaaataaaaatgtaaggtacagcggggtaaatcccgactggacaattgtaactgttccattttttccattattacactattaagttgagttccacatgtatccactgaacacgcgtgccatatagaACCAGTGGACATTCtgattaataatgcaaaaagtGTAAAATGTGGAAAAAAATAGATCAGTTGCGTTTGTCCCCCATTCAAAattgcctcgctgtaccttaggACATTTTTTCTCATGcggaatcgaaagagctcatgtTTTCTgagcagaaaaaaaaaaattcccacatttgaaaaaaaaaataaccgacaacaaaataaaaatccgcccatataaaaaaaacttaagtaTTCGTTAATAAAGTTTAGTTTTCAAAACCCACATTTTTGGAGTAGCTTCCTTAGCTTGCTGTTATTTAGTGTACTTTCTTACGCTGTTTTTGCAATTTCAGACGGAACTTCTTTTACGGATTCCTCGATGGATGAGCTCTCTGAAGATTCGTCGATCCATTGCATGCAGAGCGAAGTTTAATAAAAGAAATCAAAATGGTCAATAAGGTGAGGTGTGTCATACGGAGAAGTGTGTGGCTTTCATTTTAGGTACCACAAAATGCAATCAGCAAGTAacaaatatgtacataatttTTGCAAAACagctgagaaaatgaggaaTAAGGCCAAGCACACATCTCCACATGGCACATTTATAGGTAACAACGAGTTATTTGTTAGGAGTCCGAATTTACAGGTGGTTTCAATGTTGGCTACTTTCGTGGAGGCAGAAAATAGCAACCAATACTAGTTACTTAGAGAATTAATGTACATTAATAGTATTTAAGTGAATGTATAAATATAAGGCCTAATCAAAGTAACTATTTCTAAATTATTGTAAAAagttatacttatttatttatttatttttagtaactGTGATACTTATGTTTGCTGTCAAAACCTCTATTGTTTGCCTTTGAAATAAATAGCTCCTAGAATAGGacttatttttaaagtttaagtAAATGTAACCTTCAAATAGTTAACATACTATAAATAGTAGTACCTTTTCAATTCTTCAAACTTATGTAAAACATCCAATATTTGTGCCAAACCTATATACCTTCCTaaagaaatgaaatatttaatacctaccTTTCACATTTTATGAAGGGTgtaagtatgtagg
This genomic stretch from Leguminivora glycinivorella isolate SPB_JAAS2020 chromosome Z, LegGlyc_1.1, whole genome shotgun sequence harbors:
- the LOC125240607 gene encoding LIM/homeobox protein Awh gives rise to the protein MSEHLKKINKVLGVKVEMKTEHRTCCACGEPIADRFLLEVGGGAWHTACLRCCVCAVQLDRHPSCFLRDRQVYCKQDYAKSFGAKCSKCCRGISSSDWVRKAREQVYHLACFACDACGRQLSTGEQFALHEDRVLCKPHYLETLDGGSISSDDGCDSEGYHKSKAKRVRTTFTEEQLQVLQANFQLDSNPDGQDLERIAQVTGLSKRVTQVWFQNSRARQKKHQHTGKGKQNQLMSRDTDPVGFGRPINLHLTYSFQNKPPFVPIDGTSFTDSSMDELSEDSSIHCMQSEV